DNA sequence from the Anaerolineales bacterium genome:
AGAGCATCGGTCGATCCCGCGTCGCTTTCCTACGCAGAAATCGAGGATGAAATATTCGAGATCCGGCGCTGGCTGGCGGACCATCCGGAAAACAGCGCCGACCGCCAGCACCTCCTGGGCGCGTTGCGGGAGATGGAAGGCGCGATGGCGCCTTTGACCGCGGGAGAGCCGGCCGGCCGCGAGGAATTCGGCGCCGCGTTCCGGCGCGAGTTCGCTTCCGTGCTCCACGTCTTCGGCGGAACCTCCGGGATGGCGGCGGAAACCCCGATCGTCATCCCCCTCGAGGGCGTTGAATCCGCGCCGCCGGACCCGCTCTTTGATCTGTTCACATCGGCCCAGCGCGACATGCTGATGGATTTCATCGTCACGCGGCGAATCCCGGAAGGATTGTTCAACGGCGACGAGATCGGCGCGACCGGCGCGCAGCAGCGCATCCTGCTCTCCGCGCACATCCTGGCCGTCGGCACCTACCGTCCGGGCTCCTTCGACCAGCGCGTGCACGCCCGGATGTGTTTCCACTGGGCGCAGATCGTCCATCATTACGCCGGCGCGACGCCGGCGGAAGGCCCGATCAGCACGGGCGTAATGGGCGGCTTCGACCTGTTCGGCCGGGCGATGATCGGTTCCGGCCGGGCGGACAACTTCCAGGAGCCTCCCGTCTACGCCGCGGACCTGCCCGATACGGAGACGCCGGGGGGCGTGGGACCGATCCCCGAAGGCACCGGACACGCCCGCGCGGAAGCGGCCGAGTTGGAACGGATCGAAGCCGATCCGACGGCGCGCCGCATCGTGCACCGCCGACCGGCTTTCCCCCTCGAGCGATTCGGCGAGATCCGGCCGGGGGACTGGCTCTGGTACTACAACGCCAACGCTTCGGGCGGCGGTTCGCACAGCGTGATCTTTTCGCATTGGGAGTCTGATAACGTCCTGACCTCCAAAGCGGGGGTCCCGTACATGGTGGCGGTCTGTTTCAGCCAGGGCAGCCCGGGCGCCGGCGGCCGGGAGCACACGGCCCGCCTGAGCGACCGGTATTCACGGAGCGACCGGGATTCACCGGGCAAGGATATTTATCCGATCACCCACATCACCCACGTCAGCTCGGATTCCCGGCCGGCGGTCACACTCCTGGACGTGCTCCCGGATCCCGGGGCACGACGGCTTCGGCAGATGACGGAAGCCAACCAGCGGTTCCTCCGATCCATGGAGCGCCGCCTTCGGAGACCGGTGAATCCCGGTCTCCTGCGCCAATGGCTCCGGGAACAGAATCTTGCCGGCATCCTTTCGCTGGCGGACCACCTCACCGAACGCCAACAGGAATTGCTCGAGGAGATCAACTCCGCGGAGGACCTCGAGACATTGGTGCGGCTCAACCAGTGGCTGCACGCCCGGGAAACGAACGCCGAAATCCTTGAACGCAATATGGGCGCCACCTTCGATGCCGAGCTCGAGGGGCGGTATGCGGAGGAACAGGCCCGCATCGACGAAGAGCGGGCGGAATCCGAGCGCCAGATTGCGGAGATCGACGCCGTGCTCGGCCCGCTGCGCGCGGCGCTCGAGGCGCAGGAGACCCTCCGCGGGACGCTGGATCTTGCTCCGGAGATATTGCGCCTCCAACGAGAAGTCGGGGGCATCTGGCGCCGGATGCAGGACCTGCCGCGCGGCCCGGAGCGCGACGAATTGCGCCGCCGGAGGAGGGAGTTGCTCGGGAAGATCGAAGCTCTCCGCACTCAACAGA
Encoded proteins:
- a CDS encoding DUF4157 domain-containing protein, with product MRDRNLEIKTDDKSKRSSRSHTAALERGRQKRNGSVGPSTIGNLDTQRMILSAGKDPNLRIGHPGDDARPDLVVNPVPSSGGKPLEPFTRDMMEARFGTDFGAVRVHTGSAAEDSARALDAEAYAVGRDIVFGTGRYRPYAPGGRRLIAHELAHVVQQRTGGEEGPAPDSPDMEQAADRAMRPPHVGGGPVPAGGAARPGIALLPRSLRASVDPASLSYAEIEDEIFEIRRWLADHPENSADRQHLLGALREMEGAMAPLTAGEPAGREEFGAAFRREFASVLHVFGGTSGMAAETPIVIPLEGVESAPPDPLFDLFTSAQRDMLMDFIVTRRIPEGLFNGDEIGATGAQQRILLSAHILAVGTYRPGSFDQRVHARMCFHWAQIVHHYAGATPAEGPISTGVMGGFDLFGRAMIGSGRADNFQEPPVYAADLPDTETPGGVGPIPEGTGHARAEAAELERIEADPTARRIVHRRPAFPLERFGEIRPGDWLWYYNANASGGGSHSVIFSHWESDNVLTSKAGVPYMVAVCFSQGSPGAGGREHTARLSDRYSRSDRDSPGKDIYPITHITHVSSDSRPAVTLLDVLPDPGARRLRQMTEANQRFLRSMERRLRRPVNPGLLRQWLREQNLAGILSLADHLTERQQELLEEINSAEDLETLVRLNQWLHARETNAEILERNMGATFDAELEGRYAEEQARIDEERAESERQIAEIDAVLGPLRAALEAQETLRGTLDLAPEILRLQREVGGIWRRMQDLPRGPERDELRRRRRELLGKIEALRTQQTSRRTLLRSIRDDIRELRRRMTPLERRRRRITEGEAAEERALPYGFLHPGQLRGQITGRTTGRLADLEPQPPWALLTVPAGEEPR